One genomic window of Candidatus Pseudobacter hemicellulosilyticus includes the following:
- a CDS encoding conjugal transfer protein TraI gives MKKLRNIVMLLFCLALVCTPTQKANAGIYEVIKAAVVKAIKALDLAIQRQQNAVIWLQNAQKVLENTLSKLKLGEISDWSERQREQYASYFDELRKVKLLITYYQRIRDISETQLKLVNEYGRVWKLIKDDQHFTAEEVTFMAEVYTGILAETVKNVDQLSLVVNSFRVQMSDAQRLEVINEVAEHVNGNYTDLVRFNAQNGKLRLQRAGSAKEIEMVRLLYGLK, from the coding sequence ATGAAAAAGTTACGGAATATAGTGATGCTGTTGTTTTGCCTGGCATTGGTCTGTACGCCGACGCAAAAAGCCAATGCAGGTATTTATGAAGTCATCAAGGCAGCGGTGGTCAAGGCCATAAAGGCGTTGGACCTGGCGATACAGCGTCAGCAAAATGCGGTAATATGGCTTCAGAATGCGCAGAAGGTGTTGGAAAATACACTGTCGAAATTGAAGCTGGGTGAAATTTCGGATTGGTCCGAGCGTCAACGGGAGCAGTATGCCAGCTATTTTGATGAACTGCGCAAGGTCAAGCTGTTGATCACCTACTACCAGCGCATACGGGATATTTCTGAGACCCAATTGAAGTTGGTTAATGAGTATGGCCGGGTGTGGAAGTTAATTAAAGATGACCAGCATTTTACGGCCGAAGAAGTCACCTTCATGGCAGAAGTATATACGGGTATTCTGGCCGAAACCGTTAAAAACGTGGACCAATTGTCCCTGGTGGTCAATTCCTTCCGCGTTCAAATGAGTGATGCACAACGGTTGGAGGTTATCAATGAGGTAGCCGAGCATGTCAACGGTAATTACACCGATCTGGTTCGGTTCAATGCCCAGAATGGAAAACTTCGCCTTCAACGGGCTGGTTCCGCCAAGGAAATCGAAATGGTAAGGTTGCTTTACGGTTTAAAATGA
- the traN gene encoding conjugative transposon protein TraN: MKRNRAGVMIVLLFWAIGVKSQVVRTQMEGVIEPFDIGVSDSRTVNLIFPYSIKGVDRGNPGLMVLKAPGAENVLHVKAGSADFEPTNLTVLTGEGAIYSFMVFFTPAPSLLNIRIEAATSPGAAIILSQGEASEAEMARVMKAVAEKQRSIKGPRKRLYAAELSLQGVYIHDDRIFLQLEFRNDSHMALDVSQFRMYIRDRKESKRTAIQELEVLPVYTHGDIKRIEGKSRHRVVLVLDKFTIPDKKNFVIQLLERGGGRHLSIKVKNKDLVRAKLI; this comes from the coding sequence ATGAAAAGAAATCGTGCAGGTGTCATGATCGTCCTCTTGTTTTGGGCGATTGGCGTAAAATCCCAGGTTGTTCGGACGCAAATGGAAGGGGTTATTGAACCATTTGATATCGGTGTTTCCGATTCCAGAACCGTCAACCTAATTTTTCCGTACAGCATAAAGGGAGTGGATAGGGGTAATCCCGGTTTAATGGTGCTGAAAGCTCCTGGGGCGGAAAATGTACTTCATGTCAAGGCGGGTAGTGCGGATTTTGAACCCACCAACCTGACGGTCTTGACCGGGGAGGGGGCAATTTATTCGTTTATGGTTTTCTTTACTCCGGCGCCTTCACTCTTGAATATCCGGATTGAAGCGGCTACTTCACCAGGTGCAGCGATAATTCTTTCGCAGGGTGAAGCCAGTGAAGCGGAAATGGCTCGCGTGATGAAAGCTGTAGCTGAGAAACAGCGGTCGATCAAAGGTCCACGGAAACGATTGTATGCCGCTGAGCTATCCCTGCAGGGCGTGTATATCCACGATGACCGAATTTTCCTTCAGCTGGAATTCCGAAACGATTCCCATATGGCCTTGGATGTTTCCCAATTCCGTATGTATATCCGGGACCGGAAGGAATCGAAACGGACGGCGATTCAGGAGTTGGAAGTATTACCGGTTTACACCCACGGGGATATCAAACGGATCGAGGGAAAATCAAGGCACCGAGTGGTGCTGGTTTTAGATAAGTTCACTATACCGGATAAAAAGAATTTTGTGATCCAGTTGTTGGAGCGCGGAGGTGGCCGCCACCTGTCAATAAAGGTGAAAAACAAGGATCTGGTAAGGGCAAAGCTAATCTAA
- the traM gene encoding conjugative transposon protein TraM, protein MKKQDGLSLQERRKLSLLLVLPLLVLPILTLAFNGMGGGLPATNKAKEVTYQGLNVDLPDVNKTVGKDEGKLAFYERARADSIRRAELAKKDPYASYLSEESLYGSELLPFMPMDEAGYSGSGAAEENERKVYDRLDALTQAMEESRYQEPVRQSGNPVSDSREVLALKQDIAKLEDMMLTMQTRPSDPDPEMEQINEVLQQVLDIQHPDRVRDRLQQRSAENRGQIFQVTPAEQVIPVTLLVATNPGANRTPPDSLDHASTGFYGLAPTADPAENNGAIAAVIHETQSLVSGATIKLRQLQDMYVNGTLIPSGNFLFGTVSLQGERLQANIEYIRYKDMLFPVKLAMFDLDGLLGIHVPGAISRDVSKQGGDQALQSVNMGMLSPSLTMQAASAGIEVGKSLLSKKIRLIRVEVKAGHRVLLRDAKNKN, encoded by the coding sequence ATGAAAAAGCAGGATGGATTATCGCTTCAAGAGCGCCGAAAACTTAGTCTACTATTGGTCTTGCCGTTACTGGTCTTGCCAATTTTGACCCTGGCCTTCAACGGGATGGGGGGTGGGTTGCCCGCCACAAACAAGGCAAAAGAAGTGACTTACCAAGGACTGAATGTTGACTTGCCTGACGTGAACAAAACCGTGGGGAAAGATGAAGGAAAACTGGCATTTTACGAACGCGCCCGAGCGGATTCAATCCGACGAGCGGAATTGGCAAAGAAAGACCCTTATGCTTCGTATTTGTCGGAAGAATCCCTATACGGATCCGAATTGCTGCCCTTCATGCCCATGGATGAAGCCGGATATTCCGGTAGCGGTGCTGCTGAAGAAAATGAAAGAAAGGTATACGACCGGCTGGATGCGTTGACCCAGGCCATGGAGGAATCACGGTACCAGGAACCTGTGCGGCAATCCGGTAACCCGGTATCGGATAGTCGGGAGGTTCTCGCCTTGAAACAGGATATAGCCAAATTGGAAGACATGATGCTTACTATGCAGACCCGGCCTTCGGACCCGGATCCGGAAATGGAACAGATCAATGAGGTTCTGCAGCAGGTGCTGGATATTCAGCACCCGGACCGCGTTCGGGATCGGCTACAGCAACGTTCAGCGGAGAACCGTGGACAAATTTTCCAGGTTACGCCAGCAGAACAGGTTATTCCGGTCACGTTGCTGGTCGCTACAAATCCCGGCGCCAATAGGACGCCGCCGGATTCGCTGGATCACGCGTCCACCGGATTTTACGGGTTGGCACCAACGGCTGATCCTGCGGAAAACAATGGTGCTATCGCGGCAGTCATCCATGAGACACAATCGCTGGTGAGTGGGGCTACAATCAAACTCCGGCAATTGCAGGATATGTATGTTAACGGGACGCTTATTCCCAGTGGTAATTTCCTTTTTGGCACCGTCAGCCTTCAGGGGGAAAGACTGCAAGCGAATATTGAGTACATCCGGTATAAGGATATGCTGTTTCCGGTAAAGTTGGCCATGTTTGACTTGGATGGGTTACTCGGAATCCATGTACCGGGCGCCATTTCCCGGGATGTCAGTAAGCAGGGAGGGGACCAGGCGCTTCAGTCTGTGAATATGGGTATGCTCAGCCCTTCGCTTACCATGCAGGCAGCTTCAGCGGGAATCGAAGTTGGCAAAAGTCTGTTGAGTAAGAAAATCCGCCTCATACGTGTGGAAGTCAAAGCGGGGCATCGGGTTTTGCTCCGGGATGCAAAAAATAAGAATTAA
- the traK gene encoding conjugative transposon protein TraK encodes MFRKAKNIDVAFRQMRLVAIIAILGSVFFGIWMAYLSYQQREKSDGRIFLLSNQHIYEATSTDQDGQDVLEIEAGSHVESFHRYFFTLNPNAKYIEKTINSALDLADRSAKQQYDILREKNYFDGIVSGNVTQTIAFDSIYVDLSKKPFHFRCIARQDITRPSTEVVRLLITEGYLRRIGRSKENPHGFLIERWKILENKDISIKKRL; translated from the coding sequence ATGTTTAGAAAAGCGAAGAATATAGATGTCGCCTTTAGGCAAATGAGGCTGGTTGCCATCATCGCAATTTTAGGATCGGTATTTTTCGGCATTTGGATGGCGTACTTGTCTTATCAACAGCGCGAAAAATCAGACGGCCGTATTTTTCTCCTATCCAATCAGCACATTTATGAGGCAACTTCGACGGATCAGGATGGCCAGGATGTTCTTGAAATTGAGGCAGGAAGCCATGTAGAATCATTTCATCGGTATTTTTTTACGCTCAATCCGAATGCTAAGTACATTGAGAAGACCATCAACAGTGCGCTGGATCTGGCGGATAGATCAGCGAAACAGCAGTATGACATTCTTAGGGAGAAAAACTACTTCGACGGAATCGTTTCGGGAAATGTAACTCAAACCATCGCATTTGACAGCATCTACGTGGATCTTTCCAAAAAGCCCTTCCATTTCCGGTGCATAGCTCGGCAGGATATTACCCGGCCTTCAACTGAAGTGGTGCGTTTGCTCATTACCGAAGGATACCTTCGTCGCATAGGACGCAGTAAAGAAAATCCGCATGGATTCCTGATCGAACGTTGGAAAATTTTGGAGAACAAGGACATAAGCATTAAAAAAAGATTATGA
- a CDS encoding TerB family tellurite resistance protein, translated as MRHIGKCVLLVLVGFMGSAGRLQAQADEIAQLLLNVEKLAQFKAILDDMKKGYDILNGGYNTVKNLTQGNFSIHKIFLDGLLAVSPQVANYRKVPVIIQNQIELIREYRNTLKKIKGTAVFRTEELDYLERVYGNLLRKSLQHLDELTLVITAGQLRMSDEERLRIIDRIDKEMSGKLQFLREFNAEASLLAMQRAKEKGSADMLRALYGQ; from the coding sequence ATGAGGCATATAGGAAAATGTGTATTGCTGGTACTTGTCGGGTTTATGGGTTCCGCGGGCAGGTTGCAGGCGCAGGCAGACGAGATTGCACAATTGCTTTTGAATGTCGAAAAACTGGCGCAGTTCAAAGCGATTTTGGACGATATGAAAAAAGGATACGACATACTCAACGGTGGATATAATACGGTGAAGAATTTGACACAGGGGAATTTCAGTATTCACAAAATTTTTCTTGACGGTCTGTTGGCGGTGAGCCCACAGGTAGCTAATTACCGCAAGGTACCGGTAATCATCCAGAACCAAATTGAGCTAATAAGGGAATACAGAAATACGCTCAAAAAAATTAAAGGAACGGCAGTTTTTCGGACGGAAGAGCTTGACTACCTGGAACGCGTTTATGGAAATCTATTGCGGAAGTCTTTACAGCATCTGGATGAATTGACATTGGTTATTACCGCGGGACAACTTCGAATGAGTGATGAGGAACGGCTACGGATCATTGACCGGATTGATAAGGAAATGAGCGGCAAACTTCAATTCTTGCGTGAATTTAATGCTGAAGCCTCCTTACTGGCTATGCAACGAGCCAAGGAGAAAGGGAGCGCGGATATGCTCAGGGCGCTTTATGGACAATAA
- the traJ gene encoding conjugative transposon protein TraJ, with product MCVKVGTALLLMVVVIPNVCFGQDLGQSIEGLNGVLGKIHDKLIVHSKALINVGRGLAGFAALWWIASRVWKHLANAEQIDFYPLLRPFAIGLCILNFNGLIALFRGVLMPIETGTRAMVTNSNDAVKKLLAQKEEALKKTELWRIYVGPDGDGNRAEWYRYTYQESPKKEGWYGVVGNDILFAAEKAGYKFRNAVKEVISEVLRIIFEAAALTINTLRTFQLVILTILGPLVLGLSAFDGLHHTLAVWVARYINIFLWVPVANIFGAVISEIQEEMIKLDLENISMTGYTSMFNATDVGYLIFLIIGIVGYTTVPSVANYIVHAAGGGALQQKVSSVFSSTAKSMGSTAMAYGSAGTSLGANMAADAMGDMSNAISSGMASQKQSEPYFADKLKGNG from the coding sequence ATGTGTGTGAAGGTAGGTACGGCGCTGTTGCTGATGGTGGTTGTAATTCCGAATGTTTGTTTTGGACAGGACTTGGGACAATCTATTGAGGGCTTAAACGGGGTTTTGGGCAAGATCCATGATAAGCTGATTGTGCATAGCAAGGCGCTTATCAATGTCGGTCGGGGCTTGGCGGGGTTCGCAGCACTTTGGTGGATTGCTTCCAGGGTTTGGAAACACTTGGCAAATGCGGAACAGATTGACTTCTACCCGTTGCTCCGGCCCTTTGCTATTGGTTTGTGTATTCTCAACTTCAATGGCTTAATTGCTTTGTTTAGGGGCGTATTAATGCCCATTGAAACAGGTACCCGCGCCATGGTAACAAATTCCAATGATGCGGTGAAAAAATTGCTCGCACAAAAAGAGGAAGCCTTAAAGAAAACCGAGCTATGGCGGATTTATGTCGGGCCGGATGGGGATGGCAATCGCGCCGAATGGTATAGATACACCTATCAGGAATCCCCGAAGAAGGAAGGCTGGTATGGCGTGGTCGGTAACGACATTCTTTTTGCAGCGGAGAAGGCCGGCTACAAATTCCGTAACGCGGTTAAGGAGGTGATCAGCGAAGTGTTACGGATTATATTTGAAGCTGCTGCACTGACGATCAACACCCTTCGGACCTTCCAATTGGTAATCTTGACCATTCTTGGTCCGCTGGTGCTGGGGCTATCGGCGTTCGATGGTCTGCATCATACGCTGGCGGTCTGGGTTGCACGATACATCAATATTTTTTTGTGGGTTCCTGTGGCGAACATCTTTGGTGCGGTGATCAGCGAGATCCAGGAAGAAATGATCAAACTGGACTTGGAGAACATTAGCATGACGGGATACACAAGTATGTTCAATGCGACAGATGTGGGGTATCTCATTTTTTTGATAATCGGGATTGTCGGGTATACCACCGTTCCATCGGTAGCCAACTACATCGTTCATGCGGCGGGTGGTGGCGCCCTGCAGCAGAAGGTGAGTTCGGTGTTCAGTAGCACGGCAAAGAGTATGGGAAGCACGGCCATGGCCTATGGCTCAGCGGGTACGAGTCTGGGTGCAAACATGGCTGCCGATGCTATGGGGGATATGTCGAATGCCATTTCTTCGGGTATGGCGTCGCAGAAGCAAAGTGAGCCCTATTTCGCTGACAAATTAAAGGGAAACGGGTAA